In Dermacentor andersoni chromosome 11, qqDerAnde1_hic_scaffold, whole genome shotgun sequence, the sequence AATTTCTCACCAAAGTCCTTGAAAGGAAGAGTACGAATAACCTCCTTGTCATAGGACCTCCTGTCCGTTGAGGTATTATCAGACAACACTATGAAACAAATTGGGCATTTCAGTTCATACTGATTGCTGTGAAAGCTGAGCGGGCACTTACGGAAATCATTAATGGCTTTCATCAGCTTCTCATCAGATTTGGCACTTAGCAGAACACAAGACGGTCTCACTTCTTGCAGCACTGAGTGTAGGAAGTCCCACtagtaaacaaacaaaattttGTTAAAGGTAAAGCAACTTGATTACCTGAGAACAAGAGGGAGTGCACTGGTGGCAGATCATCTTGGTCAGGAATAAGGTACATTTTGCATGTGCTGCTGTCATAATAAGCAACTCCAAACCTTCTTGATGACCACGCGAGGCTTAGGATGACCTAAAAGCGGGTAAAAATGGTGGCGTGAATGCAGAAAACGACCAATCATGGGATACAAATCAACGGGCGTAACCATACCTGCGAAGGGTCATCGTCACTTGTGCTGAATTCATTCCGCCGGTCAGCAGTTGCCACAGTTGACAGTGTCGTGCTTTGCATGACATTAGCGAATCGAAATGCACCATATAATTCTTTTATGATTTAACCATTACAACAATACAGCACGCGCTACACAAACGTGACCCAGCTGCTACATAGAGAGCACTCTCTCGATCTTAAGTTGCAGACGAAAAAAGACCAGAATCGGCAAGCATGGAAGATTGATCAAATTTGTAAGAATACTGTAAGATATATTTAAAAATCATACTCGAAGTTTTTCTAGCGTTAAAAACTGGTAATTTATTTACAAAATGTTCTGCAGCCAGAAGTGCGACGGTCCATCAGTCCAGAGTCCCTGAAAGGATCGTTAACGCAAAATTAGAACTTTCGCTACTGTTAGCTGCATACAACTTCAAAGACTACAGTGTTGACACCAACCTTCCAAAAAGGCGAATGCTTCGACGGCTTCTACGGAAGAATCTGCGAAATATGAAAACGACACTTGGTTTAGTACATTGCTAACTCTCACCGCACTGAGGCAGAACGGAGGTTGTACGCACCGACGTCCTTCTTCTGaatagttttcttttttgcttgtcgcGTATATGTGTAAGCTTCTTTTGCCAAGGCGGCGACAAACATTTCCTGAAATTACCGAATGGCGGTACACTACAAGTGAGAAACGTGTCGAACGAGGGAGAATCTATTACTCACTGTAGCTTTTGAGACGAGGAACACAGCCTCTTGACTAGCGAGCACAACATCGGGATCGAGCTTCATGATGTTCTTGACTCGTGACAAAGGGAAGCGGCATAGTTTCTCTCCTTTTTCCGCGTTATTAGCGCTGTCTTGCTCGGCATTTTGCTCGGTTTCCATACTAGCGGACATCTCTTTAGCGCGCCAATGACACACCATGGTTAGCGACCCGTCTTTATTTCAATGCTCCGAGCCTAGCCATCAGCAAGAACAGTCAGCTTTATCGGATTTTACCCCATAATATAATAATTTTGCTTTCAAAGATGAGTTCACTTATGTGTCTCTAAACTCAGTAATGCCCTTTAATGGTTGAAACGGTTAATGAACGCGCGAGTTTCTTGTACTCAGCGCAAACATGGTCACTTCATGAAAGACGGCAAGCTTGACGCGTTCGCACGCTCGCCAGCGACATCAAACCGAAAACAGCGCAACATGGCTTTTCAACCACCAACCGCACGGCAAGGTATCGCAAGAAATAAAACGTTTTTCAGCGTCGCGTCTTGCAATTAATCGACGAATGTCATCGTCCCATCGATATGTTTTTCAACTGTTGTACGACCGTCGTTTTCACTCTATTCCAGAGCTTCAGAACCGCAAGATCATCGAAGAGCTTCAACAGAAGAAGCAGCTGCTCCTCAAGCAGGGCCAAGTGAACGCAAGGTTTGCCCACAATTATACGCTCGGCAAGCGAGTTTTATTGTCCCATGAAACATGAGAATAACAGaaacatttttttcctttctttattacaGCCCACCGGCGCTGCCTTCCGCGGTACGTTTGGATAGAAGACGGCGTAGCTGTTAGCACGTCTTTCGTTTGTAAAACTAAACGCTTACGTCCAATACGTTAACTTGACTACGGACTGCGGTAATTATCTGCTAATGGCTCAAACAGGAGAAGCTGTAGAGGTCTGGTTGATTTATACTCGGCGCAAACCACTCTTGGTGAAGAAGGTGGTACGTCAGCGATAGCGTTCATTGATAGAAAGCAATATCAGAACGAGGATGTTTTACAGTAGCTTGTGTTTGCGGCACGAACGTACTAGACGTGATGTATATTTTTTGAGAGCCGTAAGGACTAGGAGTAGCCAGGCAGTAACAGTTCAATTGAACTTGAAATATTAATTGATATAAGTTGACTTATTTATTGAACGACCTTGTTTACCCGCACGTTTTCCAGACGACCGCCAATGCGACGGATGCCCATGCGCTGACCACTTCGCAGAGGACAGCACTTCAACACGCACATTCCAGTTCCGTCGGTTTCTTCATACCCCAGGACTCTTCTTTTGGCAACCTAATACTGCCCGTATTGCCGCGGTTCGACAAGTgacagtcgctcgctagcacaaCCTTCAGGACAAGTGTTTGCTTTTGAACGGCTTCTTTATTGTCTGGGATTGGAATGCAACATCACACATAACTGATAAACACATGTGCTGCAGCGTTGCCTGTTCATTCCGCCGTGGCACTGCAGCAGAGATTTAACTTTTTGGCACTCCTtgcttgagtgtgctcgaaaacAGCATAGTCATCATGCTCCATACTCAAATGCTCCTCGACTCTAATCTCCTTTTCAGCTGCACCCAAATAAAAGTAATCGCCGCTCTTCAGTAATGCTTCTCGCCGATTCACAAGTTTTTTTGTAACAGCACTTCCAGGACCTGCTCAAAGACATTAATGTGGAGGGGTGTTTTTCAAGCAACTCCTCACAACAGGAATTGCCGAGAAGTGTTGCTGAATCATAGCTAAATTGGTCGGAGGAGCGCAGAGTCGAGGTTGTTTGTGAATCTAGGAAAGTAATAGCTTTCCTGTGACTAGCGAGCGAGAGTGTTCACTGCAGCTACACTTATAATAGAGTTCCCAATTTCCTGTGCATAATGACCAACCAGTGAGTTGTGCATCATAGCCCTCAGCTGCATCACAAGTCACTGGTGAGTTGCAAACCTTTGCAACTGTCTAGTGAGCCGATGCTACCAGATGtggtctggaaaaaaaaaaaaaaaaaacattcgccgCAGTTTTTGCATGTATGGTTTCCGCACTGTAGGGAAGGCCTGCATATTTAAAGCCACACAAGAGAGGTAACTACTATGATAACCCGCCAGTCTACCCAGGTTGCAGTGAACAATTTCGAAATGCCTGTAATGTTAGGCTGTGAGCATGCGACAGTTTGATGCACAGTTCAAGCAGTACAAAGTTTACTTTTCTAAAATAAAGGAAGCTTCCGTGTCTGttcttttgtttgtgtgcatgtgATAAGCAGAACGCGAGTTTGCATGAAAGATGCTTACACATCCAAGTGAGTGAAGCTTATTTTCTAATGCAGTGAACGAAATGTGAATGAAAAGCTCAAACTAAAATGCTTGTATAGCACAGAAAGCGTGCACCTGGACGTTGTGTCCTTGAACATGCCAATGCAACAGTGGCAGAGATCTCCCCATTAGCCGTATTTGTACTTTCTGAACATGACTAGACTTTGCAGAAATGCTAACGTGCACAACCAGTAACTTGGGCGCTACACACAGCGAACCAGCATCAATGTTGTGCCCGAGgtctgaaaggaaaaaaaaaaaaaacgttttaaaGCATTGTGAAGGGGTACACACACAAGTTATGTCTGGCATCACATACAAAAAAGCAGCTTTAGAAAACTTTTATTTCTCTCCATAAATATTGCATACACAATAACCGGGCAAATCACCCCATTCAGAAGCTAAACATCTCAAATGCAATGTAAATATGTACAGATACGCATAAGCACTTTTCACCACTGCAAAGCCATTCTATTATGTCTAGAATAAGACCAGTCGCTTAAACAGAGAAGGGCATTGTGAGGCACAAAGTACAGGCAAAATTAAAGCCTAACGTGAAAGAAATCCTTACGACTGCAGCGACACATCATTCATTCAATTGCACTTTGGTAGAGAAAACACTGCATCTCAAAAGTACAAAAAACACTGGCAGTGGTTGCTGAAACCTCGTCTGCGGTTTCTAATACAAGAACACCAATGTAGATGAATTCTGCGCATAAAACGGAGGAAGACATGGGCAACATAACGCAACATGAGTGCTCTTCACTATGTCTGCCTGTTTATGCGCCATATTTTTAAGCATTAATCAAGATCAACTACCTCAGTTCACTATTCTTAAAAACACTAAAGATTGTATACATAAAAGCAATGATTCGGCCTTCAGCGAATATAGACTGACAATATTCTGAGCAGCTTCTCGGATGACCCGAGACTGCTTAGATGCGCAAACGGGCAAATGTGTTGCCTGGACACGCAGAAAGATGCTGTGTGCCCTCTCGCCAACTCTACGCAATGAAGCAAAGGCTAAGGCTCGTGTCAGCCAATTGGCTATGTGGGCAGCTGTTGTTATGAGAAGAGAAGGAGGCCTTGCCCATTGGGGCCAATGATCCTTTCATGAAACGTTGCATGGACAGTAGAGGAGTACTGGTTTAACAAAGACGCTGGGCTAACTTGCTCATGGCATA encodes:
- the PolE4 gene encoding DNA polymerase epsilon subunit 4 yields the protein MVCHWRAKEMSASMETEQNAEQDSANNAEKGEKLCRFPLSRVKNIMKLDPDVVLASQEAVFLVSKATEMFVAALAKEAYTYTRQAKKKTIQKKDVDSSVEAVEAFAFLEGTLD
- the LOC126539439 gene encoding SOSS complex subunit C — translated: MNARVSCTQRKHGHFMKDGKLDAFARSPATSNRKQRNMAFQPPTARQELQNRKIIEELQQKKQLLLKQGQVNASPPALPSATTANATDAHALTTSQRTALQHAHSSSVGFFIPQDSSFGNLILPVLPRFDK